A window from Actinomycetospora corticicola encodes these proteins:
- the dusB gene encoding tRNA dihydrouridine synthase DusB, which translates to MEDVKALRIGPHELAAPVVLAPMAGVTNPPFRRLCREQGAGLYVCEMITARALVERHPGTAEMIAFDEDESPRSMQLYGVDPVTIGRAVERIVAEDLADHVDLNFGCPVPKVTRRGGGAALPYKRRLFESIVRTAVQAAGPLPLTVKMRIGIDDDHVTFLDAGRIAAAEGAAAVALHARTAAQRYSGQADWSRIAELRDAVPAEVPVLGNGDIFAADDALAMVEKTGCDGVVVGRGCLGRPWLFGELEAAFAGRERPTPPTLGEVAGIMRRHVELLIAHHGERKGVRDSRKHMSWYLHGFAVGSEVRRELGMIDGLERLDELLARLEHDQPFPPDADGPRGRQGSPGHVTLPEGWLDDPEDATVPAGADVMHSGG; encoded by the coding sequence ATGGAGGACGTGAAGGCTCTCCGCATCGGCCCGCACGAGCTGGCCGCCCCGGTCGTGCTCGCGCCGATGGCGGGCGTCACGAACCCGCCGTTCCGCCGCCTGTGCCGCGAGCAGGGCGCCGGCCTCTACGTCTGCGAGATGATCACCGCGCGGGCGCTCGTGGAGCGTCACCCGGGCACCGCCGAGATGATCGCCTTCGACGAGGACGAGTCGCCGCGCTCGATGCAGCTCTACGGCGTCGACCCGGTGACCATCGGGCGGGCCGTCGAGCGGATCGTCGCCGAGGACCTCGCCGACCACGTCGACCTCAACTTCGGCTGCCCGGTGCCCAAGGTGACCCGGCGCGGCGGTGGCGCGGCCCTGCCCTACAAGCGGCGGCTGTTCGAGTCGATCGTGCGCACCGCCGTGCAGGCGGCGGGTCCGCTCCCGCTCACGGTGAAGATGCGGATCGGGATCGACGACGACCACGTCACCTTCCTCGACGCCGGGCGCATCGCGGCCGCCGAGGGCGCGGCGGCGGTCGCGCTGCACGCCCGCACCGCGGCCCAGCGCTACTCCGGACAGGCCGACTGGAGCCGGATCGCCGAGCTGCGCGACGCCGTCCCCGCCGAGGTGCCGGTGCTGGGCAACGGCGACATCTTCGCCGCGGACGACGCGCTGGCGATGGTCGAGAAGACCGGGTGCGACGGCGTCGTGGTCGGCCGCGGCTGCCTCGGGCGCCCCTGGCTGTTCGGCGAGCTCGAGGCGGCGTTCGCGGGCCGCGAGCGGCCGACCCCGCCGACGCTGGGCGAGGTCGCGGGGATCATGCGCCGCCACGTCGAGCTGCTCATCGCCCACCACGGCGAGCGCAAGGGCGTGCGCGACTCCCGCAAGCACATGTCCTGGTACCTGCACGGCTTCGCGGTGGGCTCCGAGGTCCGTCGCGAGCTCGGCATGATCGACGGCCTGGAGCGCCTCGACGAGCTGCTCGCGCGCCTCGAGCACGACCAGCCGTTCCCGCCCGACGCCGACGGCCCCCGCGGCCGGCAGGGCTCGCCGGGCCACGTGACCCTCCCGGAGGGTTGGCTCGACGACCCCGAGGACGCCACGGTGCCCGCCGGCGCGGACGTCATGCACTCCGGCGGCTGA